The sequence TAGATGGCCGACTTGTGCTGCTGTCAGAGGTTGCGTGTACGCATCGAGTAAAGCCACGGCATAGAAGGATAAGGTCTTTAGAATAGGTCCGCAAAGCCATGACAATATACGACAATAAGGGTTTAGTTTTTGAGTGTTAATTAACTGATTTTTAATTAGTTAAATGAGTAAAAATGAATTTTTGCCTACAATTTGTTGGCAATAGATTGATATTGTTAACTTGTGGGAATTGCTTAGACCTACCTGGATTAATCAGGGAAGTTAGTAGCGCGAAGATGCCGAAGAGAAACGAAGTGTCCCAGGAGAATTACCGGGACAACAAAGCCAGGAAGCCAGATAAACGGGAATTTCAGCACGCCAATATTCGGCTGATCAAAGGCTACTTGTTGTAAGGGGGATGGTGCCGATAACATCGCATGAATAACAATATTGAGCAAAAGGAGTAACGAACACACATTCCAGACAAATAGCCATTGCTTTGGCAGAATGGGTTTATTAAAGCTAAAGTAAGCAATAACGGGCGCTGTCAATCCTGCTAGAATATCGAAATTACGACCCTCGAAGGTCATGAGTTCTGGAATCTGATGATGGATATACAACCCGTAAAGGATTAACTCAACAAATACCCGGATGCTGTTCAGATAAGTAAGTGTCGAAAGGGGTAAGGCATCCAGAAACCGGCGGCCATTCGCCGAAACAAACAATCCGGAAATCAGTAGAAGTGGAACTAAAACAGCCAGGAAAAGGCGGGGCGGTGTGGGGCCGAGCAGTGTAAAAAAGCCCTGCGAGGCTAACAGGCCAAGCAGGAAAAGCCAGGCAAATAACCCGGCGAAAACGGCGATAGTTAAGCTGGGTTTTGCCCGATGAACAGCCCGCATAAAACCAGCTAACGTCAACGCGGTGACGATGGCGAAGCAAACAGCCAGCCAGAATGGTGGCTCGGTGGTGAGGTAAGCTAAATTTGGTAGCATTGTTTCGATTGATTTCGTGTCGGGAGAATGGCCCGATGTCACAAAGGAAACAATGACTAAAATATGGCTGCAAGGCTAAAACGCGCAAAATCAACGAATGGTAGCTGATTTTGCAATGAATGGTCAGGCTAAAGTGGCTTGACGAAACCACTTTTTAAATTCGGCCCTGCGATAGCGGCTAATAACAACCTGTTCGTAGGGTTGATTTTTGTGGAGAGCAGGCACCAGGTCGACAATAAGCTTCTGATTACTATCATCCTGAACCGACCGAATCGAATTTAGATGTACGATAAACTGACGATTTAGCTGAAAGAAAGCAGCCGGTAATTGGTTCTCCAGTTTGTTGAACGAGTTATAGGCAGTTGTGATCTGTTGACCGTCTGCTCTGATGAGTAACACTACTCCTCCAGTCGAATAGAAATAAGCAATTTCATCGGGTTGTAAACGAAGCTGTCGTATTCCGGTTTCAATAAGAATGGATGAAGGCGATGAAGGGAGTTGTAACTGCTTTAACTGAGCATTCACCTCATCGGTGCTCTGTTGCTTTTCGAGATAAATGGTTTGTAGTAGATATAGACCCACGTAGGCTCCATTAACGACGGTAGCAATGGTGGCACAAACGAAAACGCCGGATGTAACGATAGGCAGTGAAGGCCAGTTGCCCGAATAGAGCCTGATTGCGGCTGGAAAGACCACTGAAAAGGTGAGCATAGTCGCTACACCACCCAACAGAATCTGTTGCTGAACACGCCTGACCGGGTTTCGGTAGAAAGGAGATCGTTGATCCAGATGGCGGAAAACGGCCAGATTGACTTCCCAGCAACTGAGCATTACCGTCGACACCGTAAGAAAATAAACCCACGGAAACTGGTAGCCGATTTCGTAAGGAAAGTGCCGATAAAATACCAGATGGGATGCGACAAATGCAGCTATAGGTACTGCAATGAGTCGGGCGTAACGGTTTTGCTGACGAGTGAGAGGAGCCATAGGGGCAAAAATAGCGCTATGCCGCATCCATTTTTAAACTAAAATCCCCGCAACGATCACATTACGGGGATTTTAATAGCTGAGCTAAAGTTGAACTTACAACTGTGGCTGTTCCAGCACGATATTCTCGTCTATATGGCCTGCTTTGCGGTTACGCATCCAGAACCATAAGCCCGTAAAGGCAAAAATCAGAATAATCGGAAAGGTCATCATGGTAGACAGCGTAGCTTGACCCGCTGCTAGTTCCAGTGCTGGTCCGGTAAGACCCTTAGCTGCTGCTTCAGCATGATCTGCATCGATCCAACTCCCAATAAAAGGCTGGAAGATGGATGTAGACAGCATGCCGACACCACCAATAATAGACATACCTAAGGCTCCGCTTAGGGGAACCCGCTGGGCAACAAAGCCAATCATGGTTGGCCAGTTGAAACATACACCCAGACCAAATATAACAGCGGCCAGATAGGCTATTGGGCCCGTAACGGTACTGAACATATAAATACCGACGGTGGCTAAGATCGCACCGCCAAGTAATACACCCGTCTGACCCAATGCAGACACAACCGGGCCGGTGAAAAGCCTGCCAATCGTCATGACGCCGAATGTCAGCGCTAATACTAACATAGCATCAGCTCCGCTGCTGCCTAACACTACAGCTACCCACTGGTTAGGACCAAATTCGGTAATGGCTGTCAGCGCCATACAGCAGAAAAGGGCGATATACAAAGGAGTTAGCATGGCCTGGAAGTTTTTCGCCAATGAGGTAACGCCCTCCACTTTTGGTTTCGGGAACGCCTGGCCGAAAAACAGGAATGCATAGACCACGGTCGGCAACATAAGCACCCAAATCTGAGCCTGCCAGTTAAAACCTCCTTCAGTCATAAACTTGGATATTAAACTACCAATTACAATTCCTCCGGGAAACCACATGTGGAACCGGCCCAGCATTTTATTCAGCTTATTATTGGGATACATGTCGGCGATCATCGGGTTACAGGCAGCCTCGGTACAACCATTACCAAAGCCGATGAAGAACGTTGAGAATAACAGACCAGTGTATCCACCTGCATAAATGGTTAGCAGAATACCCAATGTGTGCGCAACAACAGCAACCTGCATAATCAATTTAGGCCCTACCGTGTGATAGACGATACCACCAATGATCATCGAAATGGGGAAACCAAAAAAGAACATTGAATTGATAAAGCCTAACTGCTCGGCAGTCAGCCCAAACTCAGTACCTAACTGAGGCAGAATACCCGCCCGGATACTGAAGGAAAAGGCTGTTGTAATAATGGCAAGGCAACTGGCCAGAAAGAGCCGCGAAGGATTAACGGTTTGATCCATTTTTGAAAGAAGGGGATTTAGTGGTTTGTAATCCGTTTAAAAGTTAAAGGGTTGTTGCTGGACAGGCAAGAGAAAACAAGAGTTATCATGGATTTATCGAAATTAATAATCCTTATTTTCTGCTTCTTTTTGCTTTATCCAGTTGTTTGCTAAAGGCAGCTGGAAGAATAAACTCCCCGCAGACTAGCTGTATTTGTGCAAAATTTCCGAAAAATAATAGAAAACAGCTAATTTCCGGCCGCAAAAACAAGAGTAGGTTCCTTAGAAGTGAGCCTTGACGTAGTAAGACTGCGACTGCTTTTTTTGCATTTCCTTGTTGTCGAGTCTGTTGGCGTCGGACTCGTGCAAATACCGCATAACAAAAACGCTCATGATCAATCATAAATTATCCTTTACGTACACTCAACTCTAACACCGATGCACAGAAAATTGCGAATGGGTATGGTAGGCGGGGGGCTTGATGCCTTCATTGGGGCCGTTCACCGACGGGCTGCTGGTTTTGATAATGAAATCGAACTGGTATGTGGTGTCTTTAGCGCATCGTCCGACAAGTCGAAAGCCACTGGCCATGCGCTCTATCTACCCGAAGACCGCGTTTATACGTCGTTTGAAGAGATGATCGAACGCGAGAAAACCCTGCCCGATGGTGAACGTATGGACTTCGTATCCATTGTTACACCTAATCATTTACATTTCCCTCCGGCCAAAATGGCCCTCGAAAATGGCTTCCATGTTATCTGTGATAAACCGATGACGCTGAATCTGGAAGAGGCTAAAGAATTGGTGAAAATCGTAGAGAAATCAGGCCTCGTCTTTGGCTTGACCCACAACTATACGGGTTACCCAATGGTGAAAGAAGCTCGTGATATGGTCCGTAACGGCAAACTGGGAAAGCTTCGGAAAGTAGTGGTCGAGTATCCACAGGGCTGGTTATCGAAAAAAGAAGAAGATAACAATTACAAACAAGCCATCTGGCGCACAGACCCGGCCAAGTCGGGGGCGGCTGGTTGCATGGGCGATATAGGTACTCATGCCGAAAATCTGGCTGAATATGTTACGGGATTGAAAATCAGTGAATTATGCGCTGATTTGAGCACGTTCGTACCAGGACGGCAACTGGATGATGACGGCAATGTATTGCTGCATTTTGAGGGGGGAGCCAAGGGTGTTCTTCACGCCAGCCAGATTGCCAATGGGGAAGAAAACGCCTTGAAGATCTACGTTTATGGCGAACTGGGCGGTCTTGAATGGCATCAGATGGAGCCCAATACGCTGAAATACAAAACGCAGGAAGGGCAGCGGATCATCCGTCCAAACGTGGGCGATTTGTCGGCATCCGCTAAAGCGCACTGGCGGTTACCGTCCGGGCATCCCGAGGGCTTTTTCGAAGCATTTGCGAACATCTATCGCAACTTTGCCTATGCTGTGAAGGCACACATGGAAGGTCGTCAAGCCGATCCAATTTACGACTTCCCCAGCGTTGACGATGGCGTTCGTGGTTTGGCATTTATCGACACGGTCATTGCCTCCTCAAAAACAGAGGAGAAATGGACGAAATTTGTTCAATAAGAAATGAGTGAAAGTGTGAATGAGTGAAAGGCTGAACCAGTAATATGGAGGTTGAAGACAGTGTTAGTGAAGCGTGCGTAGACTATTCGACTCATACAAAAAACCAGTTTTTAGACGACATTGAAAAACGTCTGAAATTGTTTATGCTGCGCTGCATAAAAGCATGTCGTACTTTGCCGAAAGAATATGACGCTCAGCACTTCGGTCATCAGCTTATTCGTTCCTCTTCGTCTGCTGCGGCCAACTTTCGGGCGGTTCGTAGAGGCAGAAGCCAAAAGGAGTTTTATGCCAAGCTCAGTATTACAATTGAAGAATTGGATGAATCGCTCTTTTGGCTCGAGACACTCATCTTTACCGAAATTATAGCTGAACACCGATTGGCTGACTTAATTGATGAAGGCTATCAGTTATTGAAAATTTTATCTAAATCCCGTAAAACAGTGAGCGACTGAAATAAAGAGTGAGCGAGCGAATGAGTGTTACCACAAACGGTAGTTCGCGTAGTCTTTTCACTCATTCACTCATTCACTCTATCGCTTTTTAAACCCTCATGCAAAAAATCAATGTTGGTGTCGTTGGCACCGGTTTTATCGGACCCGCACACATCGAAGCTCTCCGTCGCTTGCCAAACACAAATGTGGTTGCCTTGTGCGAAGTAACCCCCGAGCTCGCTCGTCAGAAAGCCGATCAGCTCGGTATCGAACGGGCGTATACGTTCGACGAACTTCTGAAACAGGATGACATTCAGGTGGTACATATCTGTACACCAAACTTCCTGCACTATCAGCAGTCGAAAGCAGCGCTGGAGGCTGGCAAACATGTAGTGTGCGAAAAGCCACTGGCTAAAGATCTGCACGAAGCCGAAGAACTGGTCAAACTGGCGAAAGAAACTGGCCTGGTTAATGCTGTTCATTTCAACCTGCGCTATTATCCACTGGTTCGGCAGATGAAAGTCATGCGGGAACGGAAAGAACTGGGTGATATCTATTCAATTATTGGTTCATACTTGCAGGATTGGCTCTTTTACGACACGGATTACAACTGGCGTCTGGAACCCGATAAGTCGGGCGATTCGCGGGCCATTGCTGATATTGGCTCCCACCTGATGGACAGTCTTGAATACATCACTGGGCTGAAAACCGTAGCTGTCATGGCTGATTTCAACACCGTTCATAAGGTGCGTAAGAAACCCCTGAAACCGGTTGAAACCTATTCGGGTAAAATGCTCCAGCCAGAAGATTATGCTGACGTACCCATTAATACTGAAGATCACGCCAACGTGCTGCTCCGCTTCGACAATGGCAACCGGGGGGTAATTACAGTATCGCAGGTATCAGCGGGCCGGAAAAATCAGATGAAACTGGAAATTGCCGGATCGAAGAAAACGTTTGCCTGGAACTCTGAAGCGCCTAACGAGATGTGGATTGGTAACCGGGATGGTGCCAATGAATCCTTCATGCGTGACCCTTCACTGGCTCACCCCGAAGCCCGCTCGGTTATCAGTTTCCCCGGTGGCCACAACGAAGGCTTCCCCGACACATCGAAGCAGTTGTTCAAGGAGGTTTATGATGCGGTTGCCGCCGGAAAGCAGCCTGAGAATCCAACCTTTCCAACCTTTGCCGATGGTTACCGTGAGTTGCTCATCTGCGAAAAAATCCTGGAGAGCAACCGCAAGCAGGCCTGGGTGGAGATTTAAATGGCGAAAGAGCGAATGAATGAAAGAGCGATGTCTGAAAGCGAGCTTATGGAAGATAGGGGATAGATCGGCTATAAGCGAGGGGAGGGATATCAAATACTGAAAATTTTAGCCAAATCACGTAAAACAGCGAGCGACTGAAATAAGGAGTGAAAGAGTGAATCAATGAAAAGTGCCCGATGTGATTATTATGTTGCATGGTTTTTTCATCCATTCACTCTTTTGCTCTTTCGCTCTTTGAAAAATGAAAACCATGAAAGGTCCGGGCATTTTCCTTGCCCAGTTTCTGGGCGATACGGCCCCATTTAATTCGCTCGATACGATTGCCAAATATATGGCTGATCTGGGCTATAAAGGTATTCAGATTCCTACCTGGGATCCGCGTATGATTGACCTCAAGCAGGCTGCCGAGAGTCAGACGTACTGCGACGAGTATAAAGGTAAACTCAAAGACATTGGTGTCGAACTCACCGAATTGTCGACCCACCTGCAAGGACAGTTAGTCGCCGTACATCCGGCCTACGGCCCCATGTTCGATGGCTTCGGTCCGGCCGAACTGGCCGGCAAACCGAAAGAGCAGCAAGCCTGGGCGGTTGACCAGTTGATGCTGGCTGCAAAAGCATCTAAAAATCTCGGTCTTACCGGCCACGTTACGTTCTCAGGTGCGTTACTATGGCCGTTCGTGTATCCGTGGCCGCAACGTCCGGCGGGTCTGGTCGAGACGGGCTTTACGGAGCTGGCTACGCGCTGGTTACCTATTCTGAATGCATTCGATGAAGCGGGCGTCAATGTGGGTTATGAACTGCATCCCGGCGAAGATTTGCACGATGGCATTACGTTCGAGATGTTCCTCGAAAAAGTAGGCAACCATCCTCGGGCAGGTATCAACTATGATCCGAGCCACTTTGTGCTGCAACAGCTCGATTACCTCCAGTTCATCGATTTCTACCACGAGCGAATTTATGCCTATCACGTTAAGGATGCTGAATTCAATCCGACGGGTAAGCAGGGCGTTTACGGTGGATTTCAGGGCTGGGTCGAGCGAGCCGGGCGTTTCCGCTCGCTGGGCGATGGACAAGTCGACTTTAGTGGTATTTTCAGCAAACTGGCGCAGTATGACTACGATAGTTGGGCAGTTCTGGAGTGGGAGTGCGCGCTGAAACACCCCGAACAGGGAGCCGCAGAAGGAGCACCATTCATCGAAAGTCACATTATCCGTGTCACCGAACGCGCCTTCGACGATTTCGCCGGAACGGGTGCCGACGACGCCTTCAATAAAAAGGTGCTGGGATTGTAAGATGAAATGGGCTCTTGCTTTTTTCACGGTGTCGGGTTTGATAACCCGACACTTCTTTTATATCAGTTGAAAAGAGAATCTTTGAATTGCCTAAAATCAAATGGTCAGATAATAGGATTTATTACAGCTTAGTCAATGGATTGGAGTTGATCAATTTCCATTCACAGTTGTTTATATAGAACTAAAAGGCAGTCTGTCAGTTTAGCAATTTGAAGATCAGCTTCATCGAAAATTGAAGCCTTTATCTGGAAAACCAGGAGGAAATAACAGGATAACAATAACAAAGCAGCTTTAAAAACTTAACACGGCTAAACTATGGCAGGTCAAGGTTCGGGAGGCAATGTACTTGCTGCTCTTTGTAGTTTCTTTATTCCGGGTTTGGGACAGCTTTTACAGGGTCGCCTGTTGATGGCAATTTTGCAATTTGTTTTAGCTGCCGTTCTTTGGTTCTTTCTGATGGGCTGGCTAGTCCACCTTTGGTCTATTATTGATGCCGCCCGATACGATCCCGCCAAATGAACTTGCAGGCTAAAACTCAATCCCTTCTTCCGTTAACAACTCCGCTAGATTCAATTCCACATCATCCAGTACGGGGATCGTTACAGCCCAATCCTGAGTGGTCCAGGGCGCGATTTGGGTGGCAACAAAAATCTTTCTGGGTTGGGTTGTAATCCAGATTACGCGCTCAACGCCGAAGTCGAGCAGTCGCTGCGTTTTTTCATAGACATAACCCGATTCTTTTCCTTCAAATTCTTCGGGTTCGATACGCACATCCACTTCGATGGCAATTTTGGGAGCTGTATCGAAATATTTGTTGGTTAATATAATATTGGTCGCTTTATCGAAAATGGCAATGTCATTCGATAGGTTATTTCCTCGGTCAACGTGTACACCGGATTCATTCGTGACGACCAAGTACTTTTTTCGGTTTATAGTACGGCCTAAAAACATGACTAAAGTTGCAACCAAAGCGGCCTGTAGTGAACTGCTTCCCATAATTTCGGCGGGTTTTTTCTGGCCGGCAATAACGGTCTTATAGTTACGGTAGTACAAAGGCCGACCGTTCAGTGTCTCGTAAATCAGGTACGATGGCACCTTCGACCTTTTCCGCTTCTGGGGTACGATGGCTACAGCTACTGGCATGACTTTGTCGATTCGATTCATACTTTGACAATACTACACATTTTACCCGACGATTTATTGTGAAAATCCCCTTATCCAGCAGCATCTAAACGCCAGATAAGAGGATTCTTGCGATCAGGAATTTCACCAGAAGCCGTGGCACGGTTTCCGGCTGTGTTACTTCACTTACTTCATCTTCACAATCGTTACGCCCGCACCACCACGGTCGGCGTGTTCGTCTTCCATTTTGCCAACCTGTTTGTAGCCGCGTAGGTGATTTCGGACGAGTGTCCGCAGGATACCGTCGCCTTTGCCATGAACGATGCGTAACTCAGGATAGCCAAGCATCAGGGCGTCATCGACAAAGCGGTCTACTTCGCCCAGAGCCTCTTCGCCCCGTTTGCCCCGAATATCGAGGTTGAAGCTGAAGTTCTGCATCTTCTCGTTCATATCCACACCCTGGCTACGTGGGCGATCATCTTTCGTTTCGGTTGCGTCTTTAAATGTTTTCTTACTTACCCGTTCAAGCCGGTTCAATTTTACGTTCGATTTCAGATCACCAATCCGAATTTCGGCGTCTTTTCCGCGTAACGACAATACCTGTCCAATTGCGTTCTGACCGGCAATGCGAACGTAGCTACCGACTACAATAGCACCATTATCGGTTTCAAACTCCTCTTCGGTTTGCTTCGGAACATCGACCTCCAGAACTTCCGGTTTTAATTCTTTTTGTTCAAACTGTTCCAGTTCCTGTCGAACCTGCCGGGTTGGGTCGCGTTCTGCTTTGTTTTCCTTAATCTCGCGGATCGTGTTTTCAATCCGCTGATTGGCTTCCTGTACCAACGCTTTGGCTTTCTGCTTGGCGTTATTAAGCAATTGCTTTTGCTCGTTATCCAGGCGGGTTTTCAGGGCTGTGTATTCAGCGAGTTGCTGGGCAAGTTTGCGTTGGTTAATGCTGATTTCCAGATTTTTCTCGGAGAAGACACGCTTCTCAATATCCAGTTCTTTCAGCAATTTCTCGAAATTCACCTGCTGATTACCCAGCTTTTCTTTTGCCCGATCAATAACGTTTTTGGGCAATCCAATTTTCTGGGCAATTTCGAACGCAAAAGAGCTGCCCGGTCTGCCGATTTCCAACTGGTAAAGTGGTTCCAAATGCTCGCCATCGAAACGCATGGCCCCATTGATCAGGCCCGGTGTTTTGTCGGCAAAAACTTTCAGGTTGGTATAGTGCGTGTTGATGACACCATAAGCCCCCGACTTGTTCAGTTCCTCCAGAATCGATTCGGCAATGGCACCACCGAGACCGGGCTCTGTTCCCGTTCCAAATTCATCGATCAGAAAGAGGGTTCGTTTGTTGGCTCCGATCACAAACTGCTTCATCGCTGTCAGGTGCGACGAATAGGTGCTCAGGTCATTT comes from Spirosoma aureum and encodes:
- a CDS encoding LytR/AlgR family response regulator transcription factor, which translates into the protein MAPLTRQQNRYARLIAVPIAAFVASHLVFYRHFPYEIGYQFPWVYFLTVSTVMLSCWEVNLAVFRHLDQRSPFYRNPVRRVQQQILLGGVATMLTFSVVFPAAIRLYSGNWPSLPIVTSGVFVCATIATVVNGAYVGLYLLQTIYLEKQQSTDEVNAQLKQLQLPSSPSSILIETGIRQLRLQPDEIAYFYSTGGVVLLIRADGQQITTAYNSFNKLENQLPAAFFQLNRQFIVHLNSIRSVQDDSNQKLIVDLVPALHKNQPYEQVVISRYRRAEFKKWFRQATLA
- a CDS encoding MFS transporter, encoding MDQTVNPSRLFLASCLAIITTAFSFSIRAGILPQLGTEFGLTAEQLGFINSMFFFGFPISMIIGGIVYHTVGPKLIMQVAVVAHTLGILLTIYAGGYTGLLFSTFFIGFGNGCTEAACNPMIADMYPNNKLNKMLGRFHMWFPGGIVIGSLISKFMTEGGFNWQAQIWVLMLPTVVYAFLFFGQAFPKPKVEGVTSLAKNFQAMLTPLYIALFCCMALTAITEFGPNQWVAVVLGSSGADAMLVLALTFGVMTIGRLFTGPVVSALGQTGVLLGGAILATVGIYMFSTVTGPIAYLAAVIFGLGVCFNWPTMIGFVAQRVPLSGALGMSIIGGVGMLSTSIFQPFIGSWIDADHAEAAAKGLTGPALELAAGQATLSTMMTFPIILIFAFTGLWFWMRNRKAGHIDENIVLEQPQL
- a CDS encoding Gfo/Idh/MocA family protein; amino-acid sequence: MGMVGGGLDAFIGAVHRRAAGFDNEIELVCGVFSASSDKSKATGHALYLPEDRVYTSFEEMIEREKTLPDGERMDFVSIVTPNHLHFPPAKMALENGFHVICDKPMTLNLEEAKELVKIVEKSGLVFGLTHNYTGYPMVKEARDMVRNGKLGKLRKVVVEYPQGWLSKKEEDNNYKQAIWRTDPAKSGAAGCMGDIGTHAENLAEYVTGLKISELCADLSTFVPGRQLDDDGNVLLHFEGGAKGVLHASQIANGEENALKIYVYGELGGLEWHQMEPNTLKYKTQEGQRIIRPNVGDLSASAKAHWRLPSGHPEGFFEAFANIYRNFAYAVKAHMEGRQADPIYDFPSVDDGVRGLAFIDTVIASSKTEEKWTKFVQ
- a CDS encoding four helix bundle protein, which gives rise to MEVEDSVSEACVDYSTHTKNQFLDDIEKRLKLFMLRCIKACRTLPKEYDAQHFGHQLIRSSSSAAANFRAVRRGRSQKEFYAKLSITIEELDESLFWLETLIFTEIIAEHRLADLIDEGYQLLKILSKSRKTVSD
- a CDS encoding Gfo/Idh/MocA family protein — its product is MQKINVGVVGTGFIGPAHIEALRRLPNTNVVALCEVTPELARQKADQLGIERAYTFDELLKQDDIQVVHICTPNFLHYQQSKAALEAGKHVVCEKPLAKDLHEAEELVKLAKETGLVNAVHFNLRYYPLVRQMKVMRERKELGDIYSIIGSYLQDWLFYDTDYNWRLEPDKSGDSRAIADIGSHLMDSLEYITGLKTVAVMADFNTVHKVRKKPLKPVETYSGKMLQPEDYADVPINTEDHANVLLRFDNGNRGVITVSQVSAGRKNQMKLEIAGSKKTFAWNSEAPNEMWIGNRDGANESFMRDPSLAHPEARSVISFPGGHNEGFPDTSKQLFKEVYDAVAAGKQPENPTFPTFADGYRELLICEKILESNRKQAWVEI
- a CDS encoding sugar phosphate isomerase/epimerase family protein, which codes for MKTMKGPGIFLAQFLGDTAPFNSLDTIAKYMADLGYKGIQIPTWDPRMIDLKQAAESQTYCDEYKGKLKDIGVELTELSTHLQGQLVAVHPAYGPMFDGFGPAELAGKPKEQQAWAVDQLMLAAKASKNLGLTGHVTFSGALLWPFVYPWPQRPAGLVETGFTELATRWLPILNAFDEAGVNVGYELHPGEDLHDGITFEMFLEKVGNHPRAGINYDPSHFVLQQLDYLQFIDFYHERIYAYHVKDAEFNPTGKQGVYGGFQGWVERAGRFRSLGDGQVDFSGIFSKLAQYDYDSWAVLEWECALKHPEQGAAEGAPFIESHIIRVTERAFDDFAGTGADDAFNKKVLGL
- a CDS encoding Uma2 family endonuclease, encoding MNRIDKVMPVAVAIVPQKRKRSKVPSYLIYETLNGRPLYYRNYKTVIAGQKKPAEIMGSSSLQAALVATLVMFLGRTINRKKYLVVTNESGVHVDRGNNLSNDIAIFDKATNIILTNKYFDTAPKIAIEVDVRIEPEEFEGKESGYVYEKTQRLLDFGVERVIWITTQPRKIFVATQIAPWTTQDWAVTIPVLDDVELNLAELLTEEGIEF
- a CDS encoding endonuclease MutS2, giving the protein MLYPNTLELKLGFDTIRERLKDACVSQLGQDYVEKIRFTDNIQLIDKLLRQTDEFKQIVQYEPDFPSSNYIDVRPHLNRARVEGLALTETEFFDLKLALRTIQDCLKFLSKREENSANSDRSFPFLRELAGPIGVDKKLTDGLERVIDDRGLVRDSASPELASIRRRIISEQANLRKRLDSILRQARQNGWIPDDLSLTIRGGRLVIPIAAEHKRKIKGFVHDESQTGQTVFLEPAEVFDANNEIRELEYEERREIYRILLALTDLIRPNLDELRKAINFLAQIDFIRAKAKLAIQLEAIMPKLNERPLVDWTNARHPLLHLSFQKQGKSVVPLSVRLEEKTRILIISGPNAGGKSVALKTIGLIQYMLQCGLLVPMADYSEMGVFQNLFIDIGDEQSLENDLSTYSSHLTAMKQFVIGANKRTLFLIDEFGTGTEPGLGGAIAESILEELNKSGAYGVINTHYTNLKVFADKTPGLINGAMRFDGEHLEPLYQLEIGRPGSSFAFEIAQKIGLPKNVIDRAKEKLGNQQVNFEKLLKELDIEKRVFSEKNLEISINQRKLAQQLAEYTALKTRLDNEQKQLLNNAKQKAKALVQEANQRIENTIREIKENKAERDPTRQVRQELEQFEQKELKPEVLEVDVPKQTEEEFETDNGAIVVGSYVRIAGQNAIGQVLSLRGKDAEIRIGDLKSNVKLNRLERVSKKTFKDATETKDDRPRSQGVDMNEKMQNFSFNLDIRGKRGEEALGEVDRFVDDALMLGYPELRIVHGKGDGILRTLVRNHLRGYKQVGKMEDEHADRGGAGVTIVKMK